Genomic segment of Paenibacillaceae bacterium GAS479:
GGAACAGGGCGTAAGTATGGCGAAGCTCTTATTAATTGTGCAAATGCCGCCACAACCTTCCAAATTAAAGCGAGAGGAATCACGCCGACTCTTGTCGAATCAATAGCGTTCGGTTTCAGGACGATCGGGGGAATTAACGCATGGCCAGGGAAAGCTTTGACAAGGAAATCGAGCTGCTCCGTATGATGGCGCTGACGGGCGGCAGCTATAGCCGCAAGGAATCAGCCGAGCGACTGGGTATATCCGTCCACACGCTAGACAAGGCGCTGCGCCGTCTCAAAGAGGTAGCTGCAGGGAGCTCCTCCAGCACATCTTCCGACGCGTCAAATGTGCTGGACATTTCTGCTGCCGCGACGACGCCCAATCCAGGCTTGACGGATCTGTTGCAGGGGAGGCGAGAGAGTGGGCGCGATCCGTTGCTCATGTTCCTGTTTCGCGCAAAATCGCTCAAGGAGTCAGAAACGGTCCGATTGGCTCTACTGTTAGAAACGCTGCAGCTTGCACCGCTGACCGCTTCCGAGCTGCTAGAGGCATGCTGCGCCGCCATGCCGGAAGAAGCTGCCTTGCCCGATGAAAAAACAATCCGCTCCGATCTTGCCTACCTGGTAGAAGCCGGTATCGTCTCCCGCAGCGGCCAGCGGCCGTTTCGCTTTCGCCTGCGCAATGAATTATGGAGCCAATTGGAACCGGAGGAGCTGCAGCGGTTGGAGCTGTTCGTCCACGTCATGGCGGGTACCCGTGTCCCATCGGTTCTCGGTTACCTGCTACAGGACAGTCTCCGCCGCAGCCTTGGTGAAGCGGAATGTCTCAGCTTCGGCGTTGGTTTTGCCTACCATTATGATTGCCGCATTCTCGACGAAGCTTA
This window contains:
- a CDS encoding Predicted DNA-binding transcriptional regulator YafY, contains an HTH and WYL domains — protein: MARESFDKEIELLRMMALTGGSYSRKESAERLGISVHTLDKALRRLKEVAAGSSSSTSSDASNVLDISAAATTPNPGLTDLLQGRRESGRDPLLMFLFRAKSLKESETVRLALLLETLQLAPLTASELLEACCAAMPEEAALPDEKTIRSDLAYLVEAGIVSRSGQRPFRFRLRNELWSQLEPEELQRLELFVHVMAGTRVPSVLGYLLQDSLRRSLGEAECLSFGVGFAYHYDCRILDEAYLYPLLSAIETRSQVTFHYLTPKSDSRYVARGTNPLHIRQNPASKVTMLPLKTIYDHQYGRWYLLGFKPTVGLGSWRMEGISGLEMGLPADPEFFALKREQLEEKTRCSWLVDMGAVIRVSVRFFQPEGVRYNFIRERVLLQGQSGTISEEGPGSFLFHIEVNGTREIRPWLRSFGSSCEVLEPKALRQEMIEEWKELAKIYESF